One part of the Candida albicans SC5314 chromosome R, complete sequence genome encodes these proteins:
- the SMC1 gene encoding cohesin subunit (Protein similar to chromosomal ATPases; RNA abundance regulated by tyrosol and cell density; cell-cycle regulated periodic mRNA expression), producing the protein MGRLIGLELFNFKSYKGKSIIGFGSSYFTSIIGPNGAGKSNMMDAISFVLGVNSYHLRSQNLKDLIYRGRRNIDTDSTTLDAIEQDPTSAYVMATYEKDDGEILKLKRTITASGNSDYQINGQSVTMLNYSMVLKQENILIKARNFLVFQGDVETIASQNPKDLTKLIETISGSNEYINEYERLKEEHEKAHELTTSVFSRKRTLNSESKQYKEQMAEQRQFEEKIITKNDTVKKINLYKLFHNEKKHNQLKDEIKSKNEELKLAKKELSNKEKTYKSIMTDYSSSVLNAKKQKQQTEAAQQKIDSTKRELIPVEANQRSLSNKINFHKLKVGDLVKDIARQKTQVSSVERQLRDAQRMFDDFQAKIAAAVASSTNISPEAQKEYEELRSKFLAENGSELEEQISLLLNNKDSLNSAKSNLENQKTNAENRIAELESIVATDLKSKLHDVSNEINEVLDKKSDKVEARNALIKQKDEFNHEELKLNTRLRDVLVKLDELASQQRESNKQKKLRENVATLKRLFPQGAIKGLVYELVRPTQQKYESALATLLGPNFDSIIVESSAVAYKCIDILKERRAGVATFIPLDSIETDIINLSHLRSIHPSALPGVDIIEYQDKSLEPAVNYIIGNTVVVDTIDTARNLKWQSNTRFDNKIVTLQGSVIHKSGLMTGGQQQQKSSASLSWSKQEWTKLNELKEELNQKIFKLQEKRPKDLEINLLAEEIGALDDKLPVLRNQKTSIERIIKDRESEIEFQTGLFKGFDKSIQEKMNEITKINGKIDKVNEKMKSSKDLIFAEFCEKYGFINGIEDYENMHGSTLRVRAKERAQFSKTISVLQNKLDFEKERLKETKDRRKSIESLIVDLEDDLAKVLTEKKKLEESLDKEEAEYEVLQTEISQFDDSMQSQLKTSKSIESDLDDSKSLVSTLVKEITQIEENLLKTDSERANVLRNCKIQNINLPLIDGDLDSISVGENLESSIKEVYKIELDYEMLEERFKEVFNNKLESELEVTLQNTISDLEKLTPNAKAIERLREVETKLRNYDKEYNVARQKERQVIERFKKVQEKRYDKFMDAFNHISGCIDSIYKELTKSAMSPLGGSAYLTLEDEDSPFLSGIKYHAMPPMKRFRDMELLSGGEKTMAALALLFAIHSYQPSPFFVLDEIDAALDNANVARIGNYIKKYAGPNFQFIVISLKNSLFEKSDALVGIYREQRENSSKTVTLDLREYPDDDVPLSTVTATT; encoded by the coding sequence ATGGGTAGATTAATAGGATTAGAACTATTCAATTTCAAGTCTTATAAGGGCAAATCCATTATTGGATTTGGCTCCTCGTACTTTACATCAATCATAGGACCTAATGGGGCTGGTAAATCAAACATGATGGATGCCATTTCCTTTGTTTTGGGGGTTAATTCTTATCATTTAAGATCTCAGAATTTGAAGGATTTGATTTAcagaggaagaagaaatattgaCACTGATAGTACTACATTAGATGCAATTGAACAGGATCCCACCAGTGCTTACGTTATGGCGACTTACGAAAAGGATGATGgagaaattttgaaattaaagagAACCATTACCGCTTCTGGAAATAGtgattatcaaataaatgGTCAATCAGTGACAATGTTGAATTATAGTATGGTTCTAAAACaggaaaatattttgatcaaAGCAAGAAACTTTCTTGTTTTCCAAGGTGATGTAGAAACGATTGCATCTCAGAATCCAAAAGATTTGaccaaattgattgaaaccATTAGTGGCTCGAATGAATACATAAATGAATATGAAAGATTGAAAGAAGAACACGAAAAAGCCCACGAGTTGACTACTTCGGTTTTCTCAAGAAAGAGAACCCTTAATTCCGAGTCGAAACAATATAAAGAGCAAATGGCTGAACAACGTCAATTTGAAGAGAAAATTATTACCAAAAATGATACTGTCAAAAAGATCAATTTGTATAAGCTTTTCCAtaatgaaaagaaacacaatcaattaaaagatgaaattaaatcaaaaaacGAGGAGTTGAAACTTGCTAAGAAAGAGTTATCGAATAAGGAGAAAACATACAAATCCATAATGACAGATTACTCAAGCAGTGTTTTGAATGCCAAAAAGCAAAAGCAACAAACAGAGGCAGCTCAACAGAAAATCGACTCAACGAAACGTGAATTAATTCCAGTTGAAGCTAACCAGAGATCATTATcgaataaaatcaatttccatAAACTTAAGGTTGGTGACTTGGTAAAGGATATTGCTAGACAAAAGACGCAAGTTTCCTCAGTGGAAAGACAATTGAGAGATGCTCAAAGAATGTTTGATGATTTTCAAGCAAAAATAGCTGCAGCTGTTGCATCATCTACGAATATTTCACCAGAGGCCCAGAAAGAGTATGAAGAGTTGAGGTCTAAGTTTTTAGCAGAGAATGGATCAGAACTAGAAGAGCAGAtttcgttgttgttgaacaaTAAGGATAGTTTGAACTCAGCAAAGTCAAATCTTGAGAACCAGAAAACTAATGCTGAAAATAGAATTGCGGAATTGGAATCCATTGTAGCCACTGACTTGAAATCGAAATTACACGATGTTTCcaatgaaatcaatgaagTGCTTGACAAAAAAAGTGACAAAGTGGAAGCACGAAATGCTCTTATTAAACAGAAAGATGAATTCAACCACGAAGAACTAAAATTAAACACTAGGTTGAGAGATGTCTTAGTTAAGCTCGACGAGTTAGCTTCCCAACAGAGAgaatcaaacaaacaaaaaaagttgAGAGAGAATGTTGCTACATTGAAGAGACTTTTCCCACAAGGTGCGATTAAAGGTCTTGTATACGAATTAGTTCGTCCCACTCAACAAAAGTATGAGTCAGCTTTGGCAACGTTGTTAGGACCAAACTTTGACagtattattgttgaatcaTCTGCAGTTGCGTATAAATgtattgatattttgaaagaGAGAAGAGCAGGTGTTGCTACGTTTATTCCTTTGGATTCAATAGAAACtgatataatcaatttaagTCACCTCAGATCCATTCATCCTTCGGCATTACCTGGTGTTGATATTATTGAGTACCAAGATAAATCTTTGGAACCAGCAgttaattatattattgGGAACACAGTTGTTGTCGATACTATTGACACAGcaagaaatttgaaatGGCAATCCAATACCCGTTTTGACAACAAAATTGTAACATTACAAGGATCAGTGATTCACAAATCTGGTTTAATGACCGGTGGTCAACAGCAACAGAAATCATCAGCAAGTTTAAGTTGGAGTAAACAAGAATGGACTAAATTAAACgaattgaaagaagagttgaatcaaaaaattttcaaattacaagaaaaaagacCAAAAGATTTAGAgattaatttattagcaGAAGAAATAGGAGCACTAGATGACAAGTTGCCAGTGTTGCGTAATCAAAAGACCAGTATTGAACGAATTATCAAAGATAGAGAAtctgaaattgaattccaAACTGGGTTATTTAAAGGGTTTGATAAATCCATACAAGAGAAGATGAATGAAATAACTAAGATAAATGGGAAAATCGACAAagttaatgaaaaaatgaaatcaagCAAGGATTTGATATTTGCTGAATTTTGTGAAAAATATGGTTTTATTAATGGTATTGAAGATTATGAAAACATGCATGGAAGCACATTAAGAGTGAGAGCAAAAGAAAGAGCTCAATTCTCTAAAACCATTTCCGTtttacaaaacaaattggatttcgaaaaagaaagattgAAAGAAACCAAAGATCGAAGAAAAAGTATTGAAagtttgattgttgatttagAAGATGATTTAGCAAAAGTATTAacagaaaagaagaaattagaagaaTCTTTGGATAAAGAAGAGGCTGAATATGAAGTGTTGCAAACTGAAATATCTCAATTTGATGATCTGATGCAAtctcaattgaaaacatcGAAGTCTATTGAAAGCGATCTTGACGATAGTAAACTGCTAGTTTCCACTTTGGTTAAGGAGATTACTCAAATAGAGGAAAACTTATTGAAAACAGATTCTGAAAGAGCAAATGTTTTAAGGAATTgtaaaattcaaaatatcaatttgcCGTTGATTGATGGGGATTTGGATAGTATTTCAGTAGGTGAAAACTTGGAAAGCTCCATAAAGGAAGTCTATAAAATAGAACTTGATTATGAAATGCTAGAAGAGAGATTTAAGGAAGTTTTTAACAATAAACTCGAGAGTGAATTAGAAGTCACATTACAAAATACCATTAGTGACTTGGAAAAATTGACACCTAATGCTAAAGCCATAGAAAGATTGCGTGAAGTTGAAACTAAGTTACGAAATTACGATAAAGAATATAACGTTGCCAGACAAAAAGAGCGACAAGTAATCGAACGTTTCAAAAAAGTGCAAGAGAAACGTTATGATAAATTTATGGATGCATTTAATCACATTTCTGGTTGTATTGATTCAATCTATAAAGAGTTAACCAAATCTGCCATGTCACCATTAGGTGGGTCAGCATACTTGACGTTGGAGGATGAAGATCTGCCATTTTTGTCGGGTATAAAATACCATGCTATGCCACCAATGAAACGATTCAGAGATATGGAATTGTTATCCGGGGGTGAGAAAACTATGGCGGCCTTGGCACTTTTATTTGCTATTCATTCCTATCAACCTTCAccattttttgttcttgatgaaattgatgctGCTTTAGATAACGCCAATGTTGCtagaattggaaattatATCAAGAAATATGCTGGGCctaattttcaatttattgttatatctttgaaaaattctttatttgaaaaatcagATGCGTTGGTAGGTATTTATCGTGaacaaagagaaaacaGTTCCAAGACTGTAACTTTGGATCTTAGAGAATATccagatgatgatgttcCTTTGAGTACTGTCACTGCCACTACATAG
- a CDS encoding uncharacterized protein (Protein of unknown function; induced by nitric oxide; oxidative stress-induced via Cap1; fungal-specific (no human or murine homolog)), which yields MSAFFKLFTIPINMPIIKRLYITASNNYDSNYQIVPVNTEQPLEIDSKIGLFKLFLNIKNFDGSKPHLSNSLYNLQDDVYLNGEKIEFNKPPKDDDEPNLRINIEFTPKEDINGSNFAFGNDFTYPIRDYVPVGLLNTGLKLFNWFINDSVKGDPYPDKPYLYGPGISSFTYMAIKNPDDPTVNTHSKKAVENLFQQEENIPKEPNSRKKFFSNKKKCEKFTFKKGVTYILQFDTNFVKLADSKYSISIPRFDFDVSHYANDTLDNVNWVFKEGGYEGVDFGKLGLIINFKVLSEDSEDS from the coding sequence ATGTCTGCATTTTTCAAACTATTTACTATTCCCATAAATATGCCAATAATCAAAAGACTTTACATCACTGCCAGCAACAACTACGACTCGAATTATCAAATAGTCCCCGTTAATACCGAACAGCCATTAGAGATTGACTCAAAAATTGGactttttaaattatttttaaacaTTAAAAATTTCGATGGTTCCAAACCTCATCTTTCCAACAGTTTATACAATTTGCAGGATGACGTGTATTTGAACGGAGAAAAAATCGAGTTCAACAAACCCCCaaaagatgatgatgaaccTAATTTACGTATCAATATCGAATTCACTCCTAAAGAAGACATAAATGGCTCCAATTTTGCATTTGGTAATGACTTTACATATCCCATTAGAGATTACGTCCCCGTTGGGTTATTGAATACAGGTTTAAAGCTTTTCAACTGGTTCATCAATGATTCAGTCAAGGGTGACCCATATCCTGATAAGCCATACCTCTACGGACCTGGGATTAGTAGCTTCACATATATGGCTATCAAGAATCCGGACGACCCCACAGTAAACACACACTCAAAAAAAGCAGTAGAGAATTTATTCCAACAGGAAGAGAATATACCAAAAGAACCAAAttcaagaaagaaattctttagtaacaagaaaaagtgTGAAAAGTTCACTTTCAAAAAAGGTGTGACGTATATTTTACAGTTTGATACCAATTTTGTCAAGTTGGCTGATTCAAAATACTCAATTTCTATCCCtagatttgattttgatgttAGTCATTATGCCAATGATACGCTAGACAATGTTAACTGGGTTTTCAAAGAAGGCGGATATGAAGGGGTTGATTTTGGTAAATTGGGattgattatcaattttaaagTATTACTGGAAGATTCAGAAGATTCATAA
- a CDS encoding uncharacterized protein (Ortholog of S. cerevisiae Spp41; protein involved in negative regulation of expression of spliceosome components PRP4 and PRP3 in S. cerevisiae; mutants are viable), which produces MNEGNRASKEDIDLENAIGDVFGQFDFGSVDKEEGTNHQLQQDQLEEQDKDQPQQPESKSEHYHTDTPLQDLPQPSQRKEIIAEPKQTLQHKDNKQAEHSQTNTTENSKPSEDELDLEDAIGDALDTVFGANHNNNDNHNNTDSNNDHQSSESDNQNDVKNAIENALGDIFTEVKTDTTTDDAADSHEKDKLTPELSTPIQQVKNSPDSTDRPTTQSEVEEPKDNLLETKTGEDLDDIIGKTISDLVTAPKDNKNEKDTDRGLNQKDKVDNSENSTIQQSVENADKIPTPDNSNENHLRTPETGPPKISTEDTNTTHEPTDEIKDKESIDKIDNNKGLTETNTSGDNTKTNSESNEEMDELDDVIGKAFQDAISKSQPTPIDASNVTDSQESKSQTTPKEKTNMSSSKVEQTVASFETESEPTNDSTELDQAIGDVFKQIINEDSSDTTKASPAPESVGDDDNMDLDAVIGDAFKSVLPTELPSKDKSLPLPPDDDDNDLENAIGEAFKSISDIKGKDRKQEEQVNDDELNAMIAQSFQKAVDISKSDSHIDNDDMENAITQAFKTAMAGTSATSQMSAREAAIRSLAVEISHQVQDHLKNDKFMPPLPFIPGLPQLDDNVLAHFQKVAYTDDDTKEQDKLKKTVSESTNSKTTQDNGGVAELENLQMNDILQNAFKMALENPQELLSDLDIDPTIQVPTTNTTSTTTFPRQVSQPQPQHIPVSSSKFIPPTSNQGMQNYRKYPHQQIPEVQRSSTNTSIVKPIDKLESLENDSHKKPSLLSNPAVTSQLTSIISSLTSRINSGELSDANILQVIRQMTDVLASGGSLASFLKKPTSIQDVIVTYRDGVRQKMLKSLYLTKNFLDQKLPITENEVKQKAIKLIDNIAIAFDPVGFTKIVAVEIKDEEFVGISSFLKNVLTTTLKHATTTKFSPTIINSIESVVERITQNALSDSNNEEAVKQVSQDEELVKPITDLFSLLSGSSLFDNSFPMVVATAVSVAVTGYVYKEATGVALDTTIKAVCSILSNLFNTAPGMTFKGNANSTIGNQATKRLSDLILVGDLRRTKIDPDLGKTINNDNGKADTWNIDASSSIKIPQYRRPSALHEKSNVLHKPALTLPRSSPFISNKIGSSQSNSQPLHTSNHNNKLKRPGSFQRPSNAKPRATSLGFPKLHSTSFKYQ; this is translated from the coding sequence ATGAATGAAGGAAATAGAGCATCAAAAGAGGATATAGATTTAGAAAATGCTATTGGAGATGTATTTGGACAGTTCGATTTTGGTTCTGTagataaagaagaaggcACGAATCACCAACTACAACAAGACCAACTAGAAGAGCAAGATAAAGATCAACCACAGCAACCAGAATCCAAACTGGAACATTATCATACCGATACCCCTCTTCAAGATTTACCACAACCCTCCCAAAGGAAAGAGATTATTGCAGAACCAAAGCAAACACTACAACATAAAGATAATAAACAAGCTGAACATTCACAAACAAACACCACAGAAAACTCCAAGCCCTCTGAGGATGAATTGGATTTGGAAGATGCAATTGGAGATGCCCTAGATACGGTGTTTGGAGCtaatcacaacaacaacgacaatcacaacaacacaGACTCAAATAACGATCATCAATCCTCCGAATCTGACAACCAAAATGATGTGAAAAATGCAATAGAAAACGCTTTAGGTGATATTTTTACAGAAGTTAAAACAGACACAACTACAGATGATGCAGCAGATTCACATGAAAAAGACAAACTTACTCCAGAGTTATCTACTCCAATCCAGCAAGTTAAAAATTCACCAGACTCTACAGACAGACCAACTACCCAACTGGAAGTAGAAGAACCAAAGGATAATCTACtagaaacaaaaacagGTGAAGATTTAGATGATATAATAGGAAAAACAATACTGGATTTAGTTACGGCACCAAAAgacaataaaaatgaaaaagatacTGATAGGGGtctaaatcaaaaagataAAGTTGATAATCTGGAAAACTCCACAATACAGCAAAGCGTTGAAAATGCAGATAAGATACCGACCCCAGATAATTCTAATGAAAACCACCTACGTACACCAGAAACTGGTCCCCCAAAGATTTCAACTGAAGATACTAACACCACTCATGAGCCCACAGACGAAATAAAAGACAAGGAAAGTATTGACAAAATAGATAATAACAAGGGTCTTACAGAAACGAATACTTCTGGTGACAACACGAAAACAAATCTGGAACTGAATGAAGAAATGGACGAATTGGACGACGTGATAGGGAAAGCTTTTCAAGATGCAATTTCAAAGAGTCAACCGACACCCATTGATGCATCCAATGTCACAGACCTGCAAGAGTCAAAATCCCAAACAAcaccaaaagaaaaaactaaTATGTCTTCTTCCAAAGTGGAACAAACAGTTGCTTCTTTTGAAACAGAAAGTGAACCCACAAATGATTCAACAGAATTGGACCAGGCCATAGGTGATGTGttcaaacaaattataaatgaGGACTCTAGCGATACAACCAAAGCATCACCAGCACCAGAATCAGTAGGTGACGATGATAATATGGATTTAGATGCAGTCATAGGTGATGCATTTAAGAGCGTACTTCCAACTGAACTCCCATCCAAAGATAAATCACTTCCATTGCCACCCGATGATGACGATAATGATCTAGAGAATGCGATTGGAGAAGCATTTAAGTCTATTTCTGATATCAAAGGAAAGGATAGAAAACAGGAAGAACAAGTTAACGATGACGAACTTAATGCGATGATAGCACAATCATTTCAGAAAGCTGTTGATATATCGAAATCAGATTCtcatattgataatgatgacaTGGAAAATGCAATCACTCAGGCATTCAAAACGGCAATGGCTGGCACTAGCGCCACATCACAAATGTCTGCCCGAGAAGCTGCTATAAGAAGCTTGGCAGTAGAAATATCACATCAAGTGCAGGATCACTTGAAAAACGACAAGTTTATGCCACCTTTGCCCTTTATACCTGGATTACCCCAATTGGACGATAATGTTCTAGctcattttcaaaaagtAGCATACACTGATGATGATACAAAGGAACAAgataaattgaagaagacAGTCTCTGAATCGACAAATTCCAAAACAACTCAAGATAACGGAGGTGTTGCtgaattggaaaacttGCAAATGAATGATATTTTGCAAAATGCTTTCAAAATGGCATTGGAAAATCCTCAAGAATTACTTTCTGATTTAGATATTGATCCAACTATTCAAGTACctactactaatactaCTAGTACCACTACGTTCCCAAGACAAGTTTCACAGCCGCAGCCACAACACATACCTGTAAGTAGTCTGAAATTTATTCCACCAACTTCCAACCAAGGAATGCAAAACTATAGGAAGTACCCACACCAGCAGATACCAGAAGTGCAAAGATCCAGTACGAATACACTGATAGTGAAACctattgataaattagaatCTTTAGAAAATGATTCACACAAGAAACCGTCATTATTGTCTAATCCTGCAGTGACTTCACAATTAACTTCGATTATCAGTTCATTAACATCCCGTATTAATAGTGGCGAGTTATCGGACGCTAATATATTGCAAGTTATTCGACAAATGACAGATGTGTTGGCTTCCGGTGGCTCTTTGGCGCTGTTCTTAAAGAAACCTACTTCAATTCAGGATGTGATAGTGACGTACAGAGATGGTGTGAGAcaaaaaatgttgaaaagTTTATATTTGACCAAAAACTTTCTTGACCAAAAACTACCCATCACTGAAAATGAAGTGAAACAAAAAGCCATTAAATTGATAGACAATATTGCCATTGCGTTTGATCCAGTTGGGTTTACAAAGATTGTCGCAGTTGAAATTAAAGACGAAGAATTTGTTGGCATATCCTCgtttttaaaaaatgtGCTTACCACAACATTGAAACATGCAACCACTACTAAATTTAGTCCAACTATAATAAATTCTATTGAATCAGTTGTTGAGAGAATAACACAGAACGCATTACTGGATAGTAACAATGAAGAAGCAGTGAAACAAGTATCTCAAGATGAAGAACTAGTTAAACCCATAACAGACTTGTTTAGTTTACTTTCTGGCTCATCCTTGtttgataattcatttCCAATGGTTGTTGCAACAGCAGTTTCCGTAGCAGTAACAGGATATGTCTACAAGGAAGCTACTGGTGTTGCCTTGGATACCACCATCAAAGCTGTTTGTCTGATATTGAGTAATCTTTTCAACACTGCACCAGGAATGACTTTCAAAGGGAATGCAAATTCTACTATTGGAAATCAAGCAACTAAAAGACTTTCAGACTTGATTTTAGTTGGTGATTTAAGACGCACAAAAATTGATCCAGATCTAGGTAAAACcatcaataatgataatggaaAAGCTGATACTTGGAATATCGATGCATCATCATCTATAAAAATTCCGCAATATCGAAGACCTAGTGCTTTACATGAAAAGTCCAATGTGTTGCATAAACCAGCATTAACACTTCCCAGGAGCTCACCATTCATTTCAAATAAGATTGGATCTTCACAATCCAATTCTCAACCACTACACACTTCTAATCATAACAATAAACTCAAAAGACCTGGAAGTTTCCAACGGCCTAGCAATGCCAAACCAAGGGCAACAAGTTTAGGATTTCCCAAACTCCATTCAACATCATTTAAATATCAATAG
- a CDS encoding uncharacterized protein (Has domain(s) with predicted hydrolase activity and role in cellular process) — protein MTYSEKQPLLEYSKKIADDHEVSVRSFNFPIFENTLSLFNSINPFQNCLTPLTRKVSDISLNDTDDIDVDSDYNLSDDEDTPLPDLPYESDDFPILLPSSKLSQREKLYELRKLMKEYNIGTYIIPSEDEHQSEYTSLSDKRREYITGFTGSAGIAIVTLTNANTLTGEAILSTDGRYFLQAEKQLNPRLWKLFKQGATGYKPWHEWSVESASKNGFSKVISCDPRVVSLSIGEYFDKQAKFHKSFQFKPLLSVNLVDEIWGAEKPSRPLDPIYVLPLRYSGEHTNDKLTKIRQAMKEKNSTHYVVSELDSIAWLFNLRADKDIPFTPVFFAYALVTLDSIVLYVNNDKLPNDDAQLNEYLSSIENLTIKDYNEFFKDVSKLSELKDKESVVLPTRSATSYALYDTISKSVNKSSLYHESIIANLKIFKNKTELFNAKIAQYKDSLAFIIFSAWLDYQLVIKKKKISEYDAACKIYSIRQKLPNFKGLSYETISSTGANAAIIHYAPTKTEHSIIDPTKPYLIDSGAHYLEGTTDITRTYKFGYHGLTDRDKLYYTLVLKGHLSLAMAKFPPNSSSTGTILDAFARQPLWNKGLDFNHGTGHGVASFGPVHEGPLYISTTSGGPSKGLFQPGAILTDEPGYYVDGEVGFRIESELEVVECDGSLGKTRQGENFLGFNYLTKVPFCRKLIDTTQLSPIEIQWINEYHQSIRDDFGSKLLELNEKKVYSWLLNETEPI, from the coding sequence atgaCTTATTCCGAAAAACAACCCTTGTTAGAATACAGCAAAAAGATTGCTGATGATCATGAAGTTTCAGTCAGATCATTCAACTTTCCCATTTTCGAAAACACATTATCCTTATTCAACTCCATTAATCCTTTCCAAAACTGTTTAACTCCTTTGACTCGTAAGGTTTCAGATATACTGCTTAATGATACCgatgatattgatgttgataGTGATTATAACTTatctgatgatgaagacaCACCATTACCTGATTTACCATATGAATCGGATGATTTCCCTATTCTTTTACCGAGCTCAAAGTTATCCCAAAGGGAAAAATTATATGAATTAAGGAAGTTAATGAAGGAGTATAATATCGGGACATATATTATTCCATCTGAAGATGAACATCAATCGGAATATACTTCATTATCTGACAAACGCAGAGAGTATATAACTGGATTTACCGGAAGTGCAGGAATTGCTATTGTTACTTTGACCAACGCAAACACTTTAACTGGTGAAGCAATATTATCAACGGATGGAAGATATTTTTTACAGGCAGAAAAGCAATTAAATCCAAGATTATGGAAGTTGTTTAAACAAGGTGCTACTGGTTATAAACCATGGCACGAATGGAGTGTTGAATCTGCTTCCAAGAATGGATTTAGCAAAGTGATTTCCTGTGACCCAAGAGTGGTCAGTTTATCAATTGGTGAATATTTTGACAAACAGGCTAAATTTCATAAATCATTCCAATTCAAACCATTATTGCTGGTCAATcttgttgatgaaatatGGGGTGCAGAAAAGCCGTCTAGACCATTGGATCCAATCTATGTTTTACCATTGCGTTACAGTGGAGAACACAccaatgataaattaaccAAAATAAGACAAGCCatgaaagaaaagaatagCACTCACTATGTGGTGTCTGAGTTAGATAGTATTGCTTGGTTGTTTAATTTGAGAGCAGATAAAGACATTCCCTTCACACCAGTGTTTTTCGCATATGCCTTAGTAACTTTGGATTCGATAGTATTGTATGTTAATAACGACAAATTGCCCAACGACGATGCACAACTCAATGAATATTTGTCGAGTATCGAAAATTTGACAATTAAAGATTACAATGAGTTTTTCAAAGATGTTTCCAAGTTAAGTGAACTCAAAGATAAGGAATCCGTCGTTTTGCCAACAAGATCAGCAACGTCATATGCTTTATATGATACTATTTCCAAATCCGTTAACAAGTCACTGTTGTATCatgaatcaataattgcgaatttgaaaatttttaaaaacaaaactgaACTTTTCAATGCCAAAATTGCTCAATACAAAGATTCTTTAGcattcattattttttcagCTTGGTTAGACTATCAGTTGGTcattaaaaagaaaaaaatatcagaATACGATGCAGCATgtaaaatatattcaattagACAGAAATTACCCAATTTCAAAGGGTTATCTTATGAGACTATTTCTTCAACAGGTGCTAATGCAGCAATCATCCATTATGCACCAACAAAAACCGAACATCTGATAATTGATCCAACTAAACcttatttaattgattcagGGGCTCATTATCTTGAAGGTACCACTGATATCACTCGAACCTACAAGTTTGGATATCATGGATTGACTGATCGTGATAAATTGTATTATACTTTAGTTCTTAAAGGTCATTTATCATTGGCAATGGCCAAATTTCCTCCAAATAGTAGTTCTACGGGGACAATTTTGGATGCATTTGCTCGTCAGCCATTATGGAATAAAGGGTTAGATTTTAATCATGGTACTGGTCATGGTGTTGCCAGTTTTGGTCCTGTCCATGAAGGACCGTTATATATTCTGACGACTTCTGGTGGTCCATCAAAAGGGTTATTCCAACCAGGAGCAATATTAACTGATGAGCCTGGATATTATGTTGATGGTGAAGTTGGGtttagaattgaaagtGAATTGGAAGTGGTTGAATGTGATGGTTCTTTAGGGAAAACAAGACAAGGTGAAAATTTCCTTGgattcaattatttgacAAAGGTACCTTTTTGCagaaaattgattgatacAACTCAATTATCTCCGATTGAAATTCAATGGATTAATGAGTATCATCAAAGTATCAGAGACGATTTTGGTAGTAAATTGTTAGAGCTAAACGAGAAAAAAGTTTACAGTTGGTTATTGAACGAAACTGAACCCATTTAG